The nucleotide window gagtcatggggtccagaactgactgaagacatgtggaacagagtcatagggtccagaactgactgaagacatgtggaacagagtcatagggtccagaactgactgaaaacacgtggaacagagtcatggggtccagaactgactgaagacatgtggaacagagtcatggggtccagaactcactgaagacatgtggaacagagtcatagggtccagaactgaggAACAGAGTAagagggtccagaactgactgaagacatgtggaacagagtcatggggtccagaactgactgaagacatgtggaacagagtcatgggatccagaactgactgaagacacgtggaacagagtcatggggtccagaactgactgaagacatgtggaacagagtcatggggtccataactcactgaagacatgtggaacagagtcatagggtccagaactgactgaagatacgtggaacagagtcatggggtccataactgactgaagacatgtggaacagagtcatagggtccagaactgactgaagacatgtggaacagagtcatggggtccagaactgactgaatacatgtggaacagagtcatggggtccagaactgactgaagagatgtggaacagagtcatggggtccagaactgactgaagacatgtgcaaCAGAGTCagagggtccagaactgactaaagacatgtggaacagagtcatggggtccagaactgactgaagacatgtggaacagagtcagagggtccataactgactgaagacatgtggaacagagtcatggggtccagaactgactgaagacatgtggaacagagtcatggggtccataactgactgaagacacgtggaacagagtcatagggtccagaactgactgaagacatgtggaacagagtcaggggtccagaactgactgaagacatgtggaacagagtcatggggtccagaactcactgaagacatgtggaacagagtcatagggtccagaactgaggAACAGAGTAagagggtccagaactgactgaagacatgtggaacagagtcatggggtccagaactgactgaagacatgtggaacagagtcatgggatccagaactgactgaagacacgtggaacagagtcatggggtccagaactgactgaagacatgtggaacagagtcatggggtccatacctcactgaagacatgtggaacagagtcatagggtccagaactgactgaagacatgtggaacagagtcatggggtccagaactgactgaatacatgtggaacagagtcatggggtccagaactgactgaagagatgtggaacagagtcatggggtccagaactgactgaagacatgtgcaaCAGAGTCagagggtccagaactgactaaagacatgtggaacagagtcatggggtccagaactgactgaagacatgtggaacagagtcagagggtccataactgactgaagacatgtggaacagagtcatgggttccagaactgactgaagacatgtggaacagagtcatggggtccagaactgactaaagacatgtggaacagagtcatggggtccagaattgactgaagacatgtggaacagagtcatgggatccagaactgactgaagacacgtggaacagagtcatggggtccagaactgactgaagacatgtggaacagagtcatggggtccataactcactgaagacatgtggaacagagtcatagggtccagaactgactgaagatacgtggaacagagtcatggggtccataactgactgaagacatgtggaacagagtcatagggtccagaactgactgaagacatgtggaacagagtcatggggtccaaAACTGACTGAatacatgtggaacagagtcatggggtccagaactgactgaagacatgtggaacagagtcatggtgtccagaactgactgaagacatgtgcaaCAGAGTCagagggtccagaactgactaaagacatgtggaacagagtcatggggtccagaactgactgaagacatgtggaacagagtcagagggtccataactgactgaagacatgtggaacagagtcatggggtccagaactgactaaagacatgtggaacagagtcatggggtccagaactcactgaagacatgtggaacagagtcatggggtccagaactcactgaagacatgtggaacagagtcatggggtccaaaacacactgaagacatgtggaacagagtcatggggtccagaactgactgaagacacgtggaacagagtcatggggtccagaactgactgaagacacgtggaacagagtcagaggGTCCAGAATTGACTGAAGacacgtggaacagagtcatggggtccagaactgactgaagacacgtgaagacacgtggaacagagtcatagggtccagaactgactgaagacatgtggaataGAGTCagagggtccagaactgactgaagacatgtggaacagagtcatggggtccagaactgactgaagacacgtggaacagagtcatagggtttgacaccggaggaggccggaccaaaaccgcggcgcagccgtgacGTGaagcagacggacccggtggaatgactgaactgactgaagacatgtggaacagagtcatagggtccataactgactgaagacatgtggaacagagtcagggggtccagaactgactgaagacatgtggaacagagtcatagggtccagaactgactgaagacatgtagaacagagtcagagggtccagaactgactgaagacatgtggaacagagtcatggggtccagaactgactgaagacatgtggaacagagtcatggggtccagaactgactgaagacacgtggaacagagtcatggggtttgacaccggaggaggccggaccaaaaccgcggcgcagccgtgatGCGaagcagacggacccggtggaatcgagGGGTTATGCTAGCCCACACTAGTGCTACCCCAGATTCTGCTCCttttctgtgccctgctgtcctcgaccactttgagcctgtatccctctcttctctctcggatatagtcaagcacctgcggccgacaaactgcacctcagacagcattccctctcgctttctcagagatgttttcgattcagttggagcaagtattTTAGACTTacgagtccggacctgaacctgaatgtgagtccaggtacgcagcactatgtcACACTAAACTTTACATTGTTTACTAGAGTATATGAAgatatgaaatgaaatgttggcAGTGCTAAACATTGCCAGACCAAAACAAACGTTCTTTACAATCTCCAGAAGACGTTGGTCGGGAGGGATGACGGTCTGTTTCTGAAGCGCTTTCTAGCACATGAAGACCGAGCTGCCCATCACACTAAAGCTTTGTAAACATTTCATTGAGACACCACATGACCACACATCATTCCCAGCTTGTGCAACATGAAGACGAACATTAGGCAGAACAGACCCTAAGCTTGTGGATATATCGCATCAAACATCAGGAATTCATTTCAGGGAGACTTGTTGCTTTGTGTCTCGCGTTTCTTTCCGTTCTCAACTCATCGTCGCTCTCACTTGCTCCTCTGCTGCCCTCCAGTGGCCACGAGGCGCAACAGGTCCTTTGACATTACAGCAGTGGCTCCAAAGCACACTGTGTTTCCTTCTGAAAACGCACTTGCACTTTACTAAAGCTCTAAACATGGCAcaggaacacaaatataaactaTATACAATCAGGAAGATAGTACAATAAGAATGCTCTGATGACAGTGagttaatttatttgtttaatctgcAATTACGTTTAGATGTCCTTTAGTAGGAATGAATGTGGTTGGGGGGGGCGGTTCTAATTTAATGTTCTTCTGTTAGTATattcttaaaataaaaaagcGTTCTTTCTCTGATATGCTGCCTATAGTGTTTGTTCTACTGTGCTTTATAGCCTGGCATTGACTTCAGTTATCCAGTGCTCGTGATCAGTGCAAAACATTTCGCTTTGTTCCCATGTCTGTTGCATATCATTAGTGGATGAATGTGTTCTGTTGATAGGTTATAGACTTTCTACTGTTCAACAGTTTTTCACTTGAATTGGATAGTCTAACACATGCCTACTCAAAGTATGCTGATAGTCAACTAATTCTTAATGTAACAGTAAGGTAGCGGCCTTGACAGGCCACTAGGTGTTGCTGTTGCGCAGAaaattgttgttttgtgtccatTGTGGGAGAAATGTATTTCTCCTGTTGTTCTGGgtgcggccgccatcttggcaccaatgtattatcttttcaatttccacacggcatctattgcacgtctgtccgtcctggagagggatcctcctctgttgctctccctgaggtttctcccatgttccctttaaactgggttttcttcggaagtttttccttgtacgatgtgagggtctaaggacagagggtctgaggacagagggtctaaggacagagggtctaaggacagagggtctgaggacagagggtgtcgtattgtcatactgatattctgtacacactgtgaagaccactgagacaaatgtaacatttgtgatattgggctataaataaacattgattgattgattgatattcaCTCTACGAAAGGTGAGTAGTGGGAATGGTGGCAAATAATTGTACACATTATTACGTTAAAAACGTCCAAACATTCCATTTATTTAATTAATGGGTGTGTCAGAAGAGCTGCCATTGCGAAGAATAAATCACTACTCAGCGTCTCCACCGCAATCCGATCgactgtgtcctgttttccgcCCCTCTGCATAACATCCCATCACcaataacaaacacaatgcagaaCCCCAGGGTGTTCAGAGAGGCTACGGGACATGTGGGTTACATAACCTTTAGTTGACATCTTGACTCAACAGATAGTCGACACGACCCTGTTGACCAAAAGACAGTACTTTGCATCTTATTTATCTACGATGGAAAAATGAGGGAAATTAAGATgagttttatatatttatttgcctTTTATTACTTTATTGACCACAAAAGTTTTCCTTTGACATATGTTCATTCTTAAATCTAAGATGtgtaaataatacaaaataaaaagcaggtttatttttagatgcttaaaaaaaaatgcacatTTAAGTAAATAATTGACAAGATATTTAGAGCCTCAGTTCAAGTAGAAGTCATGTTGTCAGTGTTATCGTAACAAATACATGTCATACTCTACAGATGTCCTTTGTATTCAGTAAAGTTAGACGTTATTTATCGTTTGGCATTTTGATGGATTCTGAGTTCATAAATCCAAGAGAATCCTTGCTCACCAACACGGCAGCCACatcgtttctcctccaactctcATGTGAATCTTTGAACTTTCACTTCGTCTAAAAGATTCCCCACAAACTGAGCAGCTTAATGGTTTCTCTCCGGTGTGAACATCCATGTGTCTTGACAGGTCACTTTTTATGAAATCTTTTACTGCACAGTGAGCAGCTGTAGGCTTTCTTTCCATGCACCGTTATGTGAATATGTAAATGTTCACTTCGTCGAAAAGATTTCTCACAAAACAAGCAGCTGAAGGGTTTCTCTCCGCTGTGAACTAGCATGTGTCTCGTCACATGACTCCTGCGGATAAACCTTTTACTGCACAGTGCGCAGCTGAAGGGTTTCTCTCCCGTGTGAATTAGCATGTGTCGATTCAGAGCACTCTTCTTGCTTAATATTTTCCCGCACTGAGAACATTTACAGCGTTTATTTGCAGAACTACGCCTTGAATCACTGACGGGGACTCGAGAGTTTGAACCTGACGGAtgttctctggtctccttccaaccagcactgtcttcagtgtcaggttcagaagagtctccagggtTGTCCTCAGTCTCTGGTTGTAAACGTGTCTCTGGATCGGAGTTcgtggctggttctggtcctccacagtcctctccatcagcttctgtttgtcTCTGATGAagctgagaggactgaggtctctcttcatcatcttcactcttcacagggacaGGAGTGAATGTTGACTTGCTGTTATCATCATCCTCCTCCAGCCCTTGAAGGttctctccctcctgactgatccagagttcctcctgttcctctttaatgtgtgggggggtcTCAGGGGGAAACCCTTCTTCAACCTCCACCAGTTGgacgtctgcaggaaacaggaaacagagacGTTACAAAGAATAGTTGTTGTGTTCATTACAGCTTAAAATCGCCTTCTTTGTTGAGCTCCAACGTTATCAGTTTTCCTGTCGgtataaacaaaataaaaaaagtatataaaataaatgtaattgcgCCCTCTTACTCTCGACGTGCACCCTCAAACCAAAATGCAGATTTCCCCCGTAAAATGTTAAAGTGATTCCAGAAAACAATATTTCGGTTCCTCAGAAATTACAATTCCTCCAGAAATCTGAGCATGAAACAGAGCGTCAGACGGCAGAGACAGCTTTGTTTTTACGGAGCTCCGACGTCACGTTgatgtttacgtcaggagataTCTTGATTACGGGCGAcatgttctatttcgtatatggcttcgccctctaaggctatcgctattgggtaatccccctgcgcccccgcgcagcactgaaaacatgtagtccacgcccacccgcaaggtgggccccaccctcgggcctccttccggtataactaggaaggaggcccggcaatctgctccctcttttcttcagcaacccAGCAGTTACTGAAGCACAGCAATTGAGAATCATCATGAGCAACAACTGCGTCCGCGATTGTCCCTCATGTGGCTCTGGGTTCATAATGAGCAGCAGAGATAAAAGCAGTATGCGAATCCTGCCTGGGGTCAGAGCACGCGTACGCGGCTctaaaccagcaggtagcatgcacacactgcgctcgtctcccctcgggcgacaggaagcggagagcggacgctcttgctgctgcggccgaggaggacgattggcccgtcAGGCTTACGAGCCGCGGacgtatgggggttattccctatctttattcaagagcgtggcatttaaatttgagagcatactttatgtatttatttccctcaaactctgccctcgcactcaaatagtgccctcgcactcaaatagtgctgcttgctCTTAGATctgctctgcttgtgctcaaactgtacgcttgcactcagatatattgctgctcagaattattctgtgcgcgctcgaaacttttgtgcaacaatcctgtcaaaatccctcaaccaataggaggccaggtgtccttgcgggtgcgttcgcttgaCTTGTTACAGCGTCCCgtcagggcggttactctttggtttataaactccagccctccaccgctttataacatgtacttcacttgtttgaaaatcagcccgggaatctcgaccggccctcgttattgctagtaaattgtcaacgggaggAGGGGGCAGCGCCATACAGAGAGCTCTGGGAGGGGGGATTGCTAGTGAAttttccgaccggcccacttcttcctccagactgttgttctgctccagcactgttgtgctacggcgtggttcggcccgacgcgaagcggagtgtCGATAGATATTcctatatcacggcctgaagtgagctattgcatttataaaacggttaccacgtgtggctggcaatgtgaaagaaaaatacacattccaat belongs to Pseudochaenichthys georgianus unplaced genomic scaffold, fPseGeo1.2 scaffold_639_arrow_ctg1, whole genome shotgun sequence and includes:
- the LOC117443608 gene encoding zinc finger protein ZFP2-like; translation: MAYGNRGLPGDLGRKGDRGHLGGPGASGLTGERGASGEPGLTRQEVILIVREVCGCGLKCRQSPLELVFVVDGSESVGPENFELVKDFVIALIDRVTVSRDVQLVEVEEGFPPETPPHIKEEQEELWISQEGENLQGLEEDDDNSKSTFTPVPVKSEDDEERPQSSQLHQRQTEADGEDCGGPEPATNSDPETRLQPETEDNPGDSSEPDTEDSAGWKETREHPSGSNSRVPVSDSRRSSANKRCKCSQCGKILSKKSALNRHMLIHTGEKPFSCALCSKRFIRRSHVTRHMLVHSGEKPFSCLFCEKSFRRSEHLHIHITVHGKKAYSCSLCSKRFHKK